The proteins below are encoded in one region of Telopea speciosissima isolate NSW1024214 ecotype Mountain lineage chromosome 10, Tspe_v1, whole genome shotgun sequence:
- the LOC122642704 gene encoding probable polyamine transporter At3g13620, protein MSNPTVREAEAGSGARGGGEGGVADMGVSASSPSSYHQLEGVGDGIVEDPNLPNNSNNNNVKKKDNKLKLLPLIFLIYFEVSGGPYGEETAVQAAGPLLAIVGFLVFPFIWSIPECLITAELATTFPGNGGFVIWAERAFGPFWGNLMGFWKFLSGVINNAAYPVLCVDYLKRIFPIFASGPPRVIAVCAATLSLTFLNYTGLAIVGYTAVALAVVSMLPFYIMGLVSIPKLQPHRWISMGDPGLKKDWHLYLNTLFWNLNFWDNASTLAGEVDRPQKTFPKALISAGVVTIIGYLVPLLAATGAMELEQDKWGDGYLADAAGMIVGKWLKYWIEVGAVLSAIGLFEAQLSSAAYQVVGMADLGFIPKFFAVRSKWFNTPWVAIVLSSAITLAISFMDFTNIIASANFLYSLGMLLEIASFIWLRKKYPKLDRPYKVPMRIRGLVAMCVIPIAFLILVMVIGSVLVYVISAALTVLGIGSYFIMKWCKDRSCLEFTKQEEHRDEEIGGINEV, encoded by the coding sequence GAGGCTGAGGCTGGGAGTGGAGCAAGAGGAGGAGGTGAAGGTGGAGTTGCAGACATGGGAGtctctgcttcttctccttcctcataTCATCAGCTCGAAGGAGTTGGGGATGGAATAGTGGAAGATCCCAATTTAcccaacaacagcaacaacaacaacgtgaagaagaaagacaacaAACTCAAACTCCTCCcactcatcttcctcatctaCTTCGAAGTCTCCGGTGGCCCCTATGGCGAAGAAACCGCCGTCCAAGCCGCCGGACCCCTTTTAGCGATAGTGGGTTTCCTCGTATTCCCCTTTATTTGGAGTATCCCTGAATGCCTTATCACTGCAGAGCTAGCCACCACGTTCCCAGGCAACGGCGGATTTGTCATCTGGGCAGAACGGGCTTTTGGCCCTTTTTGGGGTAATCTCATGGGATTCTGGAAGTTCCTCAGTGGTGTCATCAACAACGCTGCTTATCCAGTCCTCTGTGTTGATTACCTCAAACGCATCTTTCCAATCTTTGCTTCGGGTCCCCCTCGCGTTATCGCTGTATGTGCAGCCACTCTGTCCTTGACTTTCCTCAATTACACTGGCCTCGCCATCGTCGGTTATACCGCCGTTGCTCTGGCTGTCGTTTCTATGCTTCCCTTCTATATAATGGGTCTGGTTTCCATACCCAAACTCCAGCCCCATCGGTGGATCAGCATGGGCGACCCTGGATTGAAGAAAGATTGGCACCTGTACTTGAATACTCTCTTCTGGAACTTGAATTTCTGGGACAACGCCAGTACTTTAGCAGGCGAAGTGGATCGGCCCCAGAAGACCTTCCCCAAAGCTCTGATATCAGCTGGAGTTGTGACCATTATAGGTTATCTGGTGCCTCTATTGGCTGCTACAGGAGCTATGGAGCTGGAACAAGATAAATGGGGTGATGGGTACTTGGCCGACGCAGCAGGGATGATTGTTGGCAAGTGGCTTAAATACTGGATTGAGGTGGGTGCCGTATTGTCTGCAATTGGTCTCTTTGAAGCCCAGTTGAGTAGTGCTGCCTACCAGGTCGTGGGCATGGCGGATCTGGGATTCATCCCGAAATTCTTTGCTGTGCGATCGAAATGGTTTAATACCCCATGGGTTGCGATTGTCCTATCGAGCGCGATAACACTAGCAATCTCGTTCATGGACTTCACAAACATCATAGCATCTGCAAATTTCTTGTACAGTTTAGGGATGTTATTGGAGATAGCATCCTTCATTTGGTTGAGGAAGAAATATCCCAAATTGGATAGGCCATATAAGGTTCCCATGAGAATACGGGGGCTGGTGGCGATGTGCGTGATCCCCATTGCGTTCCTGATATTGGTGATGGTCATAGGGAGCGTGCTGGTGTATGTGATCAGTGCGGCTCTCACTGTTCTTGGGATTGGAAGCTACTTCATCATGAAATGGTGCAAGGATCGTAGCTGTCTAGAGTTCACCAAGCAGGAGGAGCACAGGGACGAAGAGATTGGGGGCATCAATGAGGTGTAA